Genomic DNA from Larus michahellis chromosome 3, bLarMic1.1, whole genome shotgun sequence:
CAGCCGACCATTCCCTCCAGCCTGGACTGAGCCAAGTCTGGATCGAACGCGTGTTCGCATCAAACCGGACTTCTAGCTGCCTTAAAAacccagtcttcaaaaaagggttaaaaaaaggaaaagctgatgCTTTGGCAATTCATCGACTGTTATGTGGTCCAAAAGCCTCGAAAGATTATCAGTAGTAGCTTGACTGATGGCAATTCACTATTGCATGGCTGGTAGTcaccaaaaaaagcatttcttaatgGTTAAAGCAGTCCCATTGATCGGTTACGTTTTTCACAATTCCTCCAGATCGGTTAAATCCACAACCACTTTCAAAAACAGAGTGTCGTCTCTGATGTAAGTGTTCTTTGTGTTCTCCAGGACAGTGTGTGACACGAAGCGTGGACATCCAGAGGCAATATTCATTTCTCCGTCCGGCCttttaaaactgctgctgttGGGGTCAGCTCTAAAGACTTCcacaatgtgattttttttcccgcTTTGGTCCAGAAGCATCAGTGTAACTTTTTGCTTGAAAGGCCACAGCAGCAGCGAGTCAAACTCCCCTCTCATCACTACGAAGTAGAGGGAGACGTGTGTTCCCTTTCCTGAGCCATCCCCATTCAGGTAGGCTCTGGCGCATAACCTGTACCCGCAGCGGCTGGTGTAAAAGGGCTGGCTGAATATGGAGAGCACACGGCCTTCTACCgcctcttttttcttcatcttgtagTCCGTGATTTTCCAGATTAATTTCCCATTGTAGCACATGCCTTCCAAAAGCTTAAATCGTTCTTCGTTTTTATTGAGCTGGGCTTTGTGAATATTGATCTGGAGATCGTGTTTGCTGGACTGACCTTCCAAAACAactggaggggaaggaaaaaaaaaaaaaaaaaaaaaagagacacacatTTGGTAAAATAAAACTGTCAGAGCACGGGATACAAAGAGCAACCAGACTCGAGCTGACGATACTGAACGACTCAAGCCTGAGTACAGGCTGTTAACTAGTGTTACTGCatttgttaactttttttttattgtaattgcAGTTTAATAAGGAAAACTGGTAACTAAAACCAGATTTAATGCCTGACTATGGATAGTACCACTGCCTCCATCACAGCGCACCAGCCTGACCAAGCCCTGCTCTCTGGCCCTGCAGTGCCACAGGAATTCAGGACATGTTGTGGAGTAGGGGAAGGCTGGAGGATACAGCACACACCACCATGGCTTGGTCttagaaagcaagaagaaagccCTTTCTGGCTAATAGCTGCAATTGACTGACTGTAGGACCAGAGTCTCTACTTTAGCCACCAGTAAATCAGCAAAAACCCCACACCATGCAGAAAAGAAACGAAAAGTCCCAACACACCCAAGCGCTGATCGTATGTCTCCATCAGGGCAATCTTCTGCTTTACATTTTCAATTGTGTCAAACAGGGGTCGCAAGTCTAATTTACTTTGCTGCTGGTTTGCCATCTGTATCAGCTGTTTCACTTGTGATTCTAGGCGCGCAGACTTATCCAGGTGACTGGCCAGAGCCTTCCCAGTTCATGCCATTGGAAGagggtggaagcagagacaagaGACATTCATAAAATGCCACTTCGTTTGAAATAAGAGAAAGAAGCTTTTAGCCTGTCGGCAATATCAACTATATGGTGCATTTGCAAGTACTCTGCTGGTTTAGGAACGTATCCAAATGCTCCTTCACAATTAATTCAGTATTTAGTGACTGAGAAGCTGTCCCTTACTCAGATCAATTCGCACTGCATCACTTCAGTCAACTGATTATTCAAATTTACATCTGCATGTTTGCTCTGGGGATCTGGCCATGAGGATTTATACAGTGCTTTTTGCCCAGATCAGATATCCAAAATTCTTTATTggttaaaatgagaaaacaataCTGTATTGTAAAAAACCAAGAAGGGCTTGTAAAGTGTTTGGGAGACAGTATTTTTTATTGCCCTGCTATTAATAACAACTTTTATGGCATAAACACATTTAAGGACACAAGAAAGCAATTGgccaaaaaagataaaattaatgtCTCACCTGTGTGCTTACCATCAAGTTGCTATTTTTACCAAACAGCTGTGTAAACTGCCTGAATTCTTTCTCACACTTTTTAATGGCCTCTGCTAGCTGCTGGATTTTAATCTCTTTACATTCCAGGCTCTTATATAGGTCAGATATCTACAGATGgaaaaaagagagtaaaaatgCTAAGGCACACCAAAATATACAACAATCAAATTAAAACATATGTGACTATATAGGAGAAAGTGGAAAAGTTTACAGTGCAAAGCCTTTAACTTAGCTAGATACAGCACTACTTAATTCAGAATTTGTGAATTTGTCCATTTGTCTGAAAGAATGGAACATAAGGTAATCATATCCTTTAATAGATCTGTGTGGCAACAGGCGTAAAGAGACTCATATCTCTCATCCCCATCATGATGATCCATTCGGGGGATAATACATACTtacatgcacacatgtgcatgtgtttctgtgtgtatgtatatacttCCCCCCCCATATTAGGGTCTAACCAGTAAAAAAGATGAGTCAGTGAGTAGTACTAACTCCAAAACCAAGTTGTAGGATTTCAGGGCACTTATTTTTAGCATAAGCAAGCAGAAGAGTAAGTCAATCATCAGTTTGGATGCCTTCACCTTAGCAGGATTGAGCATACACCCGGTGTCACCTGATGGGAGCCGCAGAAGCCATCACGAGTGGAAAGCTGCTTGCAACTGGCTCTGCACTACTCTGTGCTGCCTTTACAGAGGGGGGTGACTTGGGCATCTAAAGGCTCCTTTTTGGAGCAATCTGACCAGCCACTGAAACTTTAAAATGCTCTATCTCCAAACTTTGTACCTACTGTAAGCAGAGACCAAAAGCAAATGAGGTGAGCGATGGCAACGAGCCTCCCACCGTGCTTGGTGGAGAATATATGTGCCTGAGCATAGAGAGGTTTCCATCTGATTGACTGACTTCACTAGAAAAGCTTACGCTGACTTTCGAGGTGTGCAAAGATGACaaaaacagtcttttaaaatgtaGCTGAGCTAAACCAGGCAACAAATGCAGAATCTCGTATCATCCTCTAACCAGCGAAGCACCACTGAAGAGTGCTCGTTAAATATGACTTCGTCTTACCTGTTCTTCCAACCGGGAGTTCTTGTCCAAAATCTGCAGCATGTGTTCCCTCAGGGCACTGTTTTCATGTTCGGCAAGTTTCCCTCTTTTAATCTTAGAGAGGCAGAGGGGGaagtgaaagaataaaataataagataCGCAGATTTTTGAAGCTGTTAGTAAAAAATTTATTGATGCAAGTATTTAAAATGTCTCCTCTGTGCTTTGAAAGTGAGGGAACAGCAGTCCTGATTCTCTTGTACAGCATCTTAGCTGATATTAGAAATGGTtgtgaaagaacaaaaaatggggtgtttgggttttttttattaattactcTGATTGTTTTGGGAGACAAATTCTAGTTCCAGTACAGAAAAAGATCTATAAAACAGTACCTTTACAAGACAGCCATACTGCTTATATGGGCAGTCCACTTCTGCCTCAGGACACACAGCGTGATGCTTTTCAATCTGCATGTATTAACAAAGAAACTTGCTATGACATAAATATTAAGTAACTTGCCACACTAATAAAATCTCAATGCCTGCATAAAGGGTGAACAAAGGCCAATGTCATGACACCACTGATCATGTAAACAGGGAAATGAGTATTCAGAGTCAATAAGCAAGCCAGATGTTTTTCCATACTGCAAAATGCCAAGAGTCTGCAGTGACCGAATACCTCACTTCTAAGATGGGATGTATATTCCTTTTAGggccaaagaaagaaaatacttagaGCAATGAAGTTTTATTGGCACGGACCAATGTGGTCTGCAACGTCACTTTCAGTTTTCATAAATGTCTGTGACCTGCTGAATGACggtatatgaaaaaaataatagtacctcctttttcagaattatttgtgAACAGTTTTGGAGACAAGGCACAGGATAATCAGGACAGTCATTTTTCTCATgatcctggggaaaaaagaaacaaaacaaggcaaTGGTTTGGATTTTTGTGAAGTAGTATACATGGAGGAAGCTATGCAAAAAGTAATCCCAAACATACATGTGTAAGCCCCATATCACGTTGTTGTTCATAAGTGAGCAACAGTAACTGGTTTTATTTAAAGCACGTTTATTATACTTTCTCCTTCAGCTACTCAGCCAAATTGTGTTTCAGGGGTTGTTAAGGCCCATTGCAATGCTGGAAACTTTTCACCCAGCAACATTAAGAAGAAACACGTGCTATGGATTCCCAGGGAATGCTTTATAATCTTACCTTTATGTTAATTAACATCACATATTTATTACAGTACTGACACATTTCGTCTCGAAATTTACAGTGCCGGCTCAAATGCTCTTTCAAGTCTTTCCGTAGAATTTGATCACAACATCCATCATTAGTGCACTGCACGCTTTCAAACAAACACTGCTGAAGATGCTCCTGCAACACGTGACAGCAAATTAAACCCCAAAGTATTTCATCGCATCTCCAGTTGCCCAACAGACCCACAGAGACATTCGGCAGTTTGGTAACAAACAAAATTCCATATACTCTTTTCTCTGTaaactttctccttttccaaCCTCAAAACTATAGTGAACATGAAAATTTGGAGAGTCCTTTGTATGACTACCACTTTTCATTCAACTGACTTCCCGAAAAAAGGCCCAAATGGCCACTACGCCTTGGCAAGATTTCTTGAGTCAACCATCACGTGGCACCTAAGCATACAGAAGGTATGTATAGATGCTACAGATACACTAAAGCTACCTAAAGCAAATGGTTCTTATCAAACAAATAACCTAAGGCAAAGCCGGAACAAGCTCACAGCCGTAATATTTTGAGCTTAACGTTTGTTACTTACGGTGTACAGCTAAGTCATAGTCGATGTACTTAAACCACGTTGCTACAATAACTCTGAAGTCTGAAGACAATAA
This window encodes:
- the TRAF5 gene encoding TNF receptor-associated factor 5: MACDELTGLSGIFTRQNSASAISLDFEPDADYKFVETLEDRYKCAYCHLVLHNPHQTGCGHRFCQQCILSLRELSAVPTCPVDKETIKMHEVFKDNCCKREVLNLHVFCKNIPDCNSKIILGRYQEHLQQCLFESVQCTNDGCCDQILRKDLKEHLSRHCKFRDEMCQYCNKYVMLINIKDHEKNDCPDYPVPCLQNCSQIILKKEIEKHHAVCPEAEVDCPYKQYGCLVKIKRGKLAEHENSALREHMLQILDKNSRLEEQISDLYKSLECKEIKIQQLAEAIKKCEKEFRQFTQLFGKNSNLMVSTQALASHLDKSARLESQVKQLIQMANQQQSKLDLRPLFDTIENVKQKIALMETYDQRLVVLEGQSSKHDLQINIHKAQLNKNEERFKLLEGMCYNGKLIWKITDYKMKKKEAVEGRVLSIFSQPFYTSRCGYRLCARAYLNGDGSGKGTHVSLYFVVMRGEFDSLLLWPFKQKVTLMLLDQSGKKNHIVEVFRADPNSSSFKRPDGEMNIASGCPRFVSHTVLENTKNTYIRDDTLFLKVVVDLTDLEEL